The following proteins are encoded in a genomic region of Nocardioides renjunii:
- a CDS encoding PASTA domain-containing protein, with product MDFRDYRAARHRRLVEMATELGVPADQAAEVVDRVIEDQRRRIVRSADPDEVVVPALREEVLGRRSRGPSLAVLVLAAVVAAAFAVAIVTGAPDREEVERRAATVPALVGLTSAEAVSALGRAGIATRVDPVPQCDPAGQVLGSVPPSGDTVGPDEVVVVIATATPSWRCPADAAGRVQAWAFLRFLVSGSARPRLAPEVRLYVDGEAAGTADGTQSATSPDWRRRLRDPVVAYAVRPVANDLGQPVVSITRGSPPPTTCGVPTPSPSGVAGAPTRVVLTASGARAGDGPGDGPELGCQLTIDLFEDDDGAIAVVSVTLPGGSGLGPPPWVRTRDDQDALDD from the coding sequence ATGGACTTCAGGGACTACCGAGCTGCGCGCCACCGGCGACTCGTCGAGATGGCGACCGAGCTCGGCGTGCCGGCGGACCAGGCCGCGGAGGTGGTCGATCGTGTGATCGAGGACCAGCGGCGCCGCATCGTTCGATCTGCCGACCCCGACGAGGTCGTCGTTCCCGCGCTCCGGGAGGAGGTGCTCGGCCGGCGGTCCCGCGGCCCCTCGCTCGCGGTCTTGGTGCTCGCCGCTGTCGTCGCGGCGGCGTTCGCGGTCGCGATCGTGACCGGCGCGCCCGACCGCGAGGAGGTCGAGCGGAGGGCCGCGACGGTGCCCGCCCTCGTGGGCCTCACCTCCGCCGAGGCCGTCAGCGCGCTGGGGCGCGCCGGGATCGCGACCCGGGTCGACCCGGTGCCCCAGTGCGACCCGGCCGGGCAGGTGCTTGGGTCCGTGCCGCCGTCCGGCGACACGGTCGGGCCCGACGAGGTCGTGGTCGTCATCGCGACGGCGACGCCGTCGTGGCGCTGTCCCGCCGACGCCGCCGGCCGCGTCCAGGCGTGGGCGTTCCTGCGCTTCCTCGTCTCCGGCTCGGCCCGCCCGCGCCTCGCGCCCGAGGTGCGGCTCTACGTCGACGGCGAGGCGGCCGGGACGGCCGACGGGACCCAGTCGGCCACCTCGCCCGACTGGCGTCGGCGCCTGCGCGACCCCGTCGTGGCCTACGCGGTGCGCCCCGTGGCCAACGACCTGGGTCAGCCGGTCGTCTCGATCACGCGTGGGTCGCCACCGCCCACCACGTGCGGCGTCCCCACCCCGAGCCCGTCCGGCGTCGCTGGGGCTCCCACCCGAGTGGTGCTCACAGCCAGCGGCGCACGAGCCGGCGACGGGCCGGGGGACGGACCAGAGCTCGGGTGCCAGCTCACGATCGACCTCTTCGAGGACGACGACGGAGCCATCGCGGTCGTCTCCGTGACCCTTCCGGGCGGCAGTGGTCTCGGACCGCCGCCCTGGGTGCGGACCCGCGACGACCAGGACGCACTCGACGACTGA
- a CDS encoding STAS domain-containing protein, protein MPTDTPTAPLAPLPASILSQRPNLIVSIHAALDDEQLVRLQRDLLERVGRERSRGILIDVAALDVLDSFAARTLADLAYMAQLRGARTVVVGIAPDVAMTLVRLGVRIPLTQTALDLEEGLEWLGQ, encoded by the coding sequence ATGCCGACTGACACGCCCACCGCCCCGCTCGCGCCGCTGCCCGCCTCGATCCTCTCGCAGCGGCCGAACCTGATCGTCTCGATCCACGCCGCCCTCGACGACGAGCAGCTCGTCCGGCTGCAGCGCGACCTGCTCGAGCGGGTGGGCCGGGAGCGCTCGCGGGGGATCCTGATCGACGTCGCCGCGCTCGACGTCCTCGACTCCTTCGCTGCGAGGACGCTCGCCGACCTCGCCTACATGGCCCAGCTGCGAGGTGCGCGGACCGTCGTGGTCGGCATCGCCCCGGACGTCGCCATGACCCTGGTCCGCCTCGGTGTGCGGATCCCGCTCACGCAGACGGCACTGGATCTCGAGGAGGGCCTCGAGTGGCTGGGGCAGTGA
- a CDS encoding STAS domain-containing protein, whose translation MTDDSTIPGAAQTDRSDDKLLPELVAHLRDHRTELRQQWAERITGAHLLSAMTNEEVFSEATSVYDNYVGVLETGSVEALRDYARDLSERIIPRGVETHEVIGIVLLLRDVLARSLFEKYREDFELLTHVLNAYEPAANRIANTVAVSFVDQRERVIRDQQDALLELSTPVLQVRERLLILPIIGVLDQDRARQLTEQLLHAIRAHRAKLVVIDVTGVPDMDETVANSLVDTVTASRLMGADVIITGLSSEIAQTLVTIGVDLSKMHTVGDLQGGIEEAERQLGFRVSKVPDAD comes from the coding sequence ATGACCGACGACTCCACCATCCCGGGGGCGGCCCAGACCGACCGCAGCGACGACAAGCTGCTCCCCGAGCTGGTCGCCCACCTGCGCGACCACCGCACCGAGCTGCGGCAGCAGTGGGCCGAGCGGATCACCGGGGCCCACCTGCTGTCCGCCATGACGAACGAGGAGGTCTTCTCCGAGGCGACCTCGGTCTACGACAACTATGTCGGGGTGCTCGAGACCGGCAGCGTCGAGGCGCTCCGCGACTACGCGCGTGACCTGTCCGAGCGGATCATCCCGCGCGGTGTCGAGACCCACGAGGTGATCGGCATCGTCCTGCTGTTGAGGGACGTGCTCGCCCGCTCGCTCTTCGAGAAGTACCGCGAGGACTTCGAGCTGCTCACCCACGTGCTCAACGCCTACGAGCCGGCAGCCAACCGCATCGCCAACACCGTGGCCGTCAGCTTCGTCGACCAGCGCGAGCGGGTGATCCGTGACCAGCAGGACGCCCTGCTGGAGCTGTCGACCCCCGTGCTGCAGGTGCGCGAGCGGCTGCTGATCCTGCCGATCATCGGCGTGCTCGACCAGGACCGCGCCCGGCAGCTCACCGAGCAGCTGCTGCACGCCATCCGCGCTCACCGGGCGAAGCTGGTGGTCATCGACGTGACCGGGGTCCCGGACATGGACGAGACCGTGGCCAACTCGCTCGTCGACACCGTGACGGCCTCCCGGCTCATGGGTGCGGACGTCATCATCACCGGGTTGTCGTCCGAGATCGCCCAGACCCTCGTCACCATCGGGGTCGACCTCAGCAAGATGCACACGGTCGGCGACCTGCAGGGAGGCATCGAGGAAGCGGAGCGACAGCTCGGGTTCCGCGTCTCGAAGGTGCCTGATGCCGACTGA
- a CDS encoding sigma-70 family RNA polymerase sigma factor gives MPSEPVRGGAHPYDESVVAELVPVLRRVVGARIKDPHTLDDLVQETLARLMSSSTHVDPAKLHHYAAVTARHVVASYAERNDRARSRSHLLVEAQEVEPPTDGVLRQEDRAFMAAALAQLPADDRDLLVAHEVDGDDTSTMAAERGSTPGAVAARLARARASLRVEYLLVAEGVDPATDRCRPVLRALSIGDRRRQGELDVHGHLLGCGACAQLADRLFERRGRLPEDSLVRVPVSRDADVVAARQQGREAAAQAGFTASDQTVIATAISEIARNIVKFAERGEVTISLLDEDGRRGIRVVVRDVGPGIADLEEALQDGYSTYQGLGLGLPGAKRLMDRFHLRSVPGEGTTVSMEKWLR, from the coding sequence GTGCCGAGCGAGCCCGTGCGTGGCGGTGCGCATCCGTACGACGAGAGCGTCGTGGCGGAGCTCGTCCCCGTGCTGCGCCGGGTGGTCGGGGCGAGGATCAAGGACCCGCACACGCTGGACGACCTCGTCCAGGAGACGTTGGCCCGGCTGATGTCGTCCTCCACGCACGTCGATCCGGCCAAGCTGCACCACTATGCGGCGGTGACGGCGCGACACGTCGTCGCGTCGTACGCCGAGCGCAACGACCGCGCCCGGAGCCGGTCCCACCTCCTCGTCGAGGCTCAGGAGGTCGAGCCGCCGACCGACGGGGTGCTGCGGCAGGAGGACCGTGCGTTCATGGCGGCCGCGCTGGCCCAGCTGCCCGCCGACGACCGGGACCTGCTGGTCGCCCACGAGGTCGACGGCGACGACACCAGCACGATGGCAGCCGAGCGGGGTTCCACTCCGGGTGCGGTCGCGGCCAGGCTGGCTCGCGCCCGAGCCAGCCTCCGGGTGGAGTACCTCCTCGTCGCGGAGGGCGTCGACCCGGCAACAGACCGGTGCCGGCCGGTCCTGCGAGCGCTGTCGATCGGCGACCGGAGGCGCCAGGGGGAGCTGGACGTCCACGGTCACCTCCTCGGGTGCGGGGCGTGCGCGCAGCTCGCCGACCGCCTCTTCGAGCGCCGCGGGCGCCTCCCCGAGGACAGCCTCGTGCGGGTGCCGGTGTCGCGAGACGCCGACGTGGTCGCGGCCAGGCAGCAGGGTCGCGAGGCGGCGGCCCAGGCAGGCTTCACGGCGTCCGACCAGACGGTCATCGCCACGGCGATCTCCGAGATCGCCCGCAACATCGTCAAGTTCGCCGAGCGCGGTGAGGTGACGATCTCGCTGCTCGACGAGGACGGGCGCCGAGGCATCCGCGTGGTGGTCCGCGACGTGGGGCCGGGGATCGCAGACCTCGAGGAGGCCCTCCAGGACGGTTACAGCACCTACCAGGGCCTCGGCCTGGGCCTGCCCGGTGCGAAGCGCCTCATGGACAGGTTCCACCTGCGGTCGGTCCCCGGCGAGGGGACGACCGTGTCGATGGAGAAGTGGTTGCGGTGA
- a CDS encoding 3-oxoacyl-ACP synthase III has product MSRNSTHRYDRTVILGVERVEASVVVTSAELDERLSDVYRRTRMRPGLLEGLVGIRERRRWADDVAFTDGAVAAGEAALAVSGVRPEQVDLLVNTSLSRSWLEPSTAVVIHDALGLSPGCQNFDVTNACLGFMNGMEIAAAMIESGMIDVALVVDSEDSQPVQESTIRRLSVDGVTSRDLMSEFAALTLGSGAVAMVLARADQHPEGHGLVAGVSRAATQHHELCVGDNDVMRTDLKGLLEAGLDLSSGLWDGAASEFGWDDDISRYFLHQISQVHTDAICERLKIDPELVPRSFPEFGNIGPASVAFTLAGEADTLAPGDRVLLMGIGSGLNASCIEVRW; this is encoded by the coding sequence ATGTCCCGGAACTCGACCCATCGCTACGACCGCACCGTCATCTTGGGGGTCGAGCGGGTGGAGGCGTCCGTGGTCGTCACGTCCGCGGAGCTCGACGAGCGTCTCAGCGACGTCTACCGGCGTACGCGCATGCGTCCGGGGCTCCTCGAGGGGTTGGTCGGCATCCGTGAACGGCGTCGGTGGGCCGACGACGTGGCCTTCACCGATGGTGCCGTCGCTGCCGGTGAGGCTGCGCTGGCAGTGAGCGGCGTACGGCCGGAGCAGGTCGACCTGCTCGTCAACACCTCGTTGAGTCGCAGCTGGTTGGAGCCCTCGACCGCGGTCGTCATCCACGACGCGCTGGGCCTGTCGCCCGGGTGCCAGAACTTCGACGTCACCAACGCCTGCCTCGGGTTCATGAACGGCATGGAGATCGCCGCGGCGATGATCGAGTCGGGGATGATCGACGTCGCGCTGGTGGTCGACAGCGAGGACTCGCAGCCCGTCCAGGAGTCGACGATCAGGCGGTTGTCGGTCGACGGCGTCACGTCGCGCGACCTGATGTCGGAGTTCGCCGCCCTGACCCTGGGCTCGGGTGCGGTGGCGATGGTCCTGGCCCGCGCCGACCAGCACCCCGAGGGCCACGGGCTGGTGGCGGGCGTGAGCCGGGCGGCCACGCAGCACCATGAGTTGTGCGTGGGGGACAACGACGTCATGAGGACCGACCTCAAGGGCCTGCTGGAGGCCGGTCTCGACCTGTCATCAGGACTCTGGGACGGGGCCGCCAGCGAGTTCGGCTGGGACGACGACATCAGCCGCTACTTCCTGCACCAGATCTCCCAGGTCCACACCGACGCCATCTGCGAGCGGCTCAAGATCGACCCCGAGCTCGTGCCGCGCAGCTTCCCGGAGTTCGGCAACATCGGACCCGCGTCGGTGGCCTTCACGCTCGCCGGTGAGGCGGACACCCTCGCACCGGGTGACCGTGTCCTGCTCATGGGCATCGGGTCCGGCCTGAACGCCAGCTGCATCGAGGTCCGCTGGTGA
- a CDS encoding NAD-dependent epimerase/dehydratase family protein: protein MKVLVTGASGLLGRTTAGLLVARGDDVTVMQRRHAGLDCREVLGDVADHEAVARAVRGQDAVLHLAAKVDVVGPRAAYERANVTGTATVVSAARAAGVGRFVQVSSPSVAHTGRPLVGAGAEPADPKHARGHYSRTKAAAEVLALSADGPDLAVLAVRPHLVWGPGDVQLVARLVTRARSGRLPLLGGGTALIDTTYVDDAAAALVAAVDACGPDAHGEALVVSGGDPRPVAEILDRVCRAAGVPPPRRHVPVPLALAAGAVADRVWAVTGRTDVPPVTRFLAEQLTTAHWFDQRRTRTLLGWAPTVGLEAGFEALAAWYAATSR from the coding sequence ATGAAGGTCCTGGTCACCGGCGCCTCCGGGCTCCTGGGGCGCACCACTGCCGGGCTGCTCGTCGCCCGTGGTGACGACGTCACGGTGATGCAACGCCGCCACGCCGGTCTCGACTGCCGCGAGGTGCTCGGCGACGTCGCCGACCACGAGGCGGTCGCGCGCGCCGTCCGCGGCCAGGACGCCGTCCTGCACCTGGCCGCCAAGGTGGACGTGGTCGGTCCGCGGGCGGCGTACGAGCGTGCCAACGTGACGGGAACAGCGACCGTCGTCTCCGCCGCCCGTGCAGCCGGGGTGGGACGGTTCGTGCAGGTGTCGTCCCCGTCGGTCGCGCACACCGGCCGACCGCTCGTCGGCGCCGGTGCGGAGCCGGCCGACCCGAAGCACGCCCGCGGGCACTACTCGCGCACCAAGGCCGCCGCCGAGGTGCTCGCCCTGTCCGCCGACGGGCCCGACCTCGCGGTGCTCGCCGTGCGTCCGCACCTCGTGTGGGGCCCAGGGGACGTCCAGCTCGTCGCCCGCCTCGTGACCCGCGCCCGCAGCGGGCGCCTGCCGCTGCTCGGCGGCGGCACCGCGCTGATCGACACCACCTACGTGGACGACGCCGCCGCGGCGCTCGTCGCTGCGGTCGACGCCTGCGGACCCGACGCCCACGGGGAGGCGCTCGTCGTCAGCGGCGGGGACCCCCGACCGGTGGCCGAGATCCTCGACCGGGTCTGCCGGGCGGCCGGGGTGCCCCCACCGCGGCGCCACGTTCCCGTGCCCCTCGCGCTGGCCGCCGGCGCGGTCGCCGACCGGGTCTGGGCGGTCACCGGGCGTACGGACGTCCCGCCGGTCACCCGGTTCCTCGCCGAGCAGCTGACGACGGCGCACTGGTTCGACCAGCGCCGCACCCGGACTCTGCTGGGATGGGCTCCCACCGTCGGGCTCGAGGCGGGCTTCGAGGCCCTCGCCGCGTGGTACGCCGCCACCTCGCGCTAG
- a CDS encoding alpha/beta fold hydrolase: protein MVDAPDAEGRTRRWHVLDNGVEPTTGTLLCVHGNPTWSYLWRGLLAAAPPGWRVVAADHLGMGWSERPDADRSVAQRVADLGRLTDALGVTGPVVTVGHDWGGIISLGWALAHRDQLRGVVLGNTAVAQPPGDLGPPLIRLAHLPGVRPLGCVVTPTFVRATSALSRPALPRDVRDALASPYRTADDRRAVGAFVADIPFSAGHPSYDVVAELAEGVRTLDVPALMFWGPRDPVFGERYLADLRERLPHARVHRFEGASHLVTEDAPEYADLVSTWVQELDELSGPAGAATSPASPASPASPASPDTGHHEPLWAPLERRSHDTSPVFSAHGTTVSWAALSRRVTELAAGLASAGVRPGDRVGLLVEPSADLTSVVYAVWRAGAVVVVADKGLGFTGMRRALRGASLDHLVAGRAGLAAARAMGLPGSRIAAHPLPASARRLLGVDHDLDELARRGRTAAAPTPPDPDADCAVVFTSGATGPSKGVVYRHRQVRAQVDLVRATYGLQPDDTFVAAFAPFSILGPALGLGSVVPDIDVTAPDTLTAPLLADAAKAVDARIVFASPAALRRVVATRAGLTAGQRDALSGVRLLMSAGAPVPASLLAAVGEVLPHASLHTPYGMTEVLPVTDVSFDEITEAGAGEGVCVGRPLPGVEVALEPLTHSDGDTSLVVEPGVTGEICVRAAHVKDRYDSLWGTEHTASRHPGWHATGDVGHLDDEGRLWVEGRAAHVVSTADALVTPVAIEQRLESLDAVSAAAVVGVGPPGAQVVVAVVVPEGAPDRSRAGGRGAMDLGVAPYDLAEDVRAAAGTALAAVLRSDRLPLDIRHASKVDRLEVARQAARTLAGRGGS, encoded by the coding sequence ATGGTCGACGCACCGGATGCGGAGGGCCGCACGCGACGCTGGCACGTGCTCGACAACGGGGTCGAGCCCACGACGGGCACCCTGCTGTGCGTGCACGGCAACCCGACGTGGTCCTACCTCTGGCGCGGACTCCTCGCCGCAGCACCGCCGGGCTGGCGGGTCGTCGCCGCTGACCACCTCGGCATGGGCTGGTCCGAGCGCCCCGACGCCGACCGCTCGGTGGCGCAGCGCGTCGCCGACCTGGGCCGGCTCACCGACGCCCTGGGCGTCACCGGTCCCGTCGTCACCGTCGGGCACGACTGGGGCGGCATCATCTCGCTGGGCTGGGCGCTGGCGCACCGCGACCAGCTGCGCGGTGTTGTCCTGGGCAACACCGCCGTGGCACAGCCGCCGGGGGACCTCGGTCCGCCGCTGATCCGCCTCGCCCACCTGCCGGGCGTGCGTCCACTCGGGTGCGTGGTGACGCCCACGTTCGTCCGCGCCACCTCGGCGCTGTCGCGGCCCGCGCTGCCCCGCGACGTCCGCGACGCGCTGGCGTCGCCCTACCGCACCGCCGACGACCGCCGGGCGGTCGGGGCCTTCGTCGCCGACATCCCGTTCTCCGCCGGCCACCCGTCGTACGACGTCGTGGCCGAGCTCGCCGAGGGGGTGCGCACCCTGGACGTGCCGGCCCTGATGTTCTGGGGGCCCCGCGACCCCGTGTTCGGCGAGCGCTACCTGGCGGACCTGCGCGAGCGGCTGCCGCACGCCCGGGTCCACCGGTTCGAGGGCGCCTCGCACCTGGTGACCGAGGACGCGCCGGAGTACGCCGACCTCGTGTCCACCTGGGTGCAGGAGCTCGACGAGCTGTCGGGTCCCGCCGGTGCCGCGACCTCCCCGGCGTCCCCGGCGTCCCCGGCGTCCCCGGCCTCCCCGGACACCGGTCACCACGAGCCGCTGTGGGCCCCGCTCGAGCGGCGCTCCCACGACACCAGCCCCGTCTTCTCCGCTCACGGAACCACGGTGAGCTGGGCCGCGCTCTCGCGGCGGGTGACCGAGCTGGCCGCCGGGCTGGCGTCGGCGGGCGTACGCCCCGGCGACCGGGTCGGCCTGCTGGTCGAGCCGTCCGCCGACCTGACCTCGGTTGTCTACGCGGTGTGGCGGGCAGGTGCCGTCGTGGTGGTGGCCGACAAGGGACTCGGCTTCACCGGCATGCGCCGGGCCCTGCGCGGGGCCTCCCTCGACCACCTCGTCGCCGGCCGGGCCGGTCTCGCCGCGGCCCGGGCGATGGGCCTGCCGGGCTCGCGCATCGCGGCGCACCCCCTGCCCGCGTCGGCGCGACGCCTCCTCGGCGTCGACCACGACCTCGACGAGCTGGCGCGCCGCGGTCGCACCGCTGCGGCACCGACGCCCCCGGACCCCGACGCGGACTGCGCCGTGGTCTTCACCTCCGGGGCCACCGGGCCGTCCAAGGGAGTCGTCTACCGGCACCGGCAGGTACGCGCGCAGGTCGACCTCGTGCGCGCGACGTACGGCCTGCAGCCGGACGACACGTTCGTCGCGGCGTTCGCTCCGTTCTCGATCCTCGGTCCCGCGCTGGGGCTCGGCTCGGTCGTGCCCGACATCGACGTCACCGCGCCGGACACCCTCACCGCCCCGCTCCTCGCCGACGCGGCGAAGGCCGTCGACGCGCGCATCGTGTTCGCCTCTCCCGCGGCCCTGCGACGCGTGGTGGCGACGCGGGCCGGCCTGACCGCCGGCCAGCGCGACGCCCTGTCCGGCGTCCGGCTGCTGATGTCGGCCGGTGCACCCGTGCCCGCCTCGCTGCTCGCCGCCGTGGGGGAGGTGCTGCCCCACGCGAGCCTCCACACGCCGTACGGCATGACCGAGGTGCTTCCCGTCACCGACGTCTCCTTCGACGAGATCACGGAGGCCGGTGCGGGGGAAGGCGTCTGCGTCGGCCGGCCGCTGCCCGGCGTCGAGGTGGCCCTCGAGCCGCTCACGCACTCCGACGGCGACACGTCACTGGTCGTCGAGCCCGGGGTGACGGGCGAGATCTGCGTCCGCGCCGCGCACGTCAAGGACCGCTACGACTCCCTGTGGGGGACCGAGCACACCGCCAGCCGCCACCCCGGCTGGCACGCCACCGGCGACGTCGGACACCTGGACGACGAGGGCCGGTTGTGGGTGGAGGGCCGCGCGGCGCACGTCGTCAGCACCGCGGACGCGCTGGTGACGCCGGTCGCGATCGAGCAGCGGCTGGAGTCCCTCGACGCCGTGAGCGCTGCGGCCGTCGTCGGCGTCGGCCCCCCGGGGGCGCAGGTGGTCGTGGCCGTCGTCGTCCCCGAGGGCGCCCCGGACCGATCGCGCGCCGGCGGACGGGGTGCGATGGACCTCGGCGTGGCGCCGTACGACCTCGCCGAGGACGTCCGTGCAGCCGCGGGGACCGCCCTGGCGGCGGTGCTGCGCAGCGACCGGCTGCCCCTCGACATCCGCCACGCGTCGAAGGTCGACCGGCTCGAGGTCGCGCGGCAGGCGGCACGGACCCTCGCCGGGCGCGGGGGCTCGTGA
- a CDS encoding phosphatase RsbU N-terminal domain-containing protein: MTDPLQRFRLDYAPLLLRHLAQRDESGLQAAYQLGRRAMQESVGLLDVVRVHNDLFLEVLTTARRVDEAAELAGAASTLLIDLVASFEVAQRGFMDTRLTVEPD; this comes from the coding sequence GTGACCGACCCGCTGCAGCGCTTCCGCCTCGACTACGCGCCGCTCCTCCTGCGCCACCTCGCTCAGCGCGACGAGTCCGGGCTCCAGGCCGCCTACCAGCTGGGGCGACGCGCGATGCAGGAGTCCGTCGGCCTGCTCGACGTGGTGCGCGTGCACAACGACCTGTTCCTCGAGGTCCTCACCACCGCGCGCCGGGTGGACGAGGCAGCCGAGCTGGCCGGGGCCGCCTCGACCCTCCTCATCGACCTGGTCGCGTCGTTCGAGGTCGCCCAGCGCGGGTTCATGGACACGCGTCTCACCGTCGAGCCCGACTGA
- a CDS encoding M28 family peptidase → MVASAGAVIPVTASSSAAAPAGKACDSRNNNSYSKLLECVSAEGVTKHLQAFQAIADANGGTRATETPGYRASVDYVVEVLEKSGWSADVVPFTYNATDTVLQQVAPTQTAHPHAGATGTGEGDVTEAVVPVDINLAGTRQNTSGCEDADFAGFPAGSIALLQRGGPPAPAPTCSFRVKALNAEEAGASAVIIFNQGDASAGDRFGVISPTLAPTAEDPIVVDIPVVGTSFAAGQALAQPGSRARVAVDFREVTDFNVIGELEGEVDDNVVMAGAHLDSVPAGPGINDNGSGSSGLLDVVEAMGNSKPHNTVRFAWWGAEEIGLLGSTAWVGQRTQAEKDEIALYLNFDMIGSPNYYFGIYDANESSFVAPVPVPEGSEHIEGTLESFYTVRSEPYDDSAFSGRSDYQAFINNGIPSGGLFTGAEVVKTPQQQAIWGGVAGESFDQCYHLACDTIDNVNQKALDVNSDAVAFAVLTYAYSTEGVNGVPGRKVPGKFTIPAPAGPEHTFAGPLGGDDGHDHDHEAEAS, encoded by the coding sequence ATGGTCGCCTCTGCCGGTGCGGTGATACCGGTGACGGCGTCGTCCTCGGCCGCGGCACCCGCCGGCAAGGCGTGTGACAGCCGCAACAACAACAGCTACTCCAAGCTGCTCGAGTGCGTCTCGGCGGAAGGTGTCACCAAGCACCTCCAGGCCTTCCAGGCCATCGCCGACGCCAACGGCGGCACCCGAGCCACCGAGACCCCCGGCTACCGGGCGAGCGTCGACTACGTGGTCGAGGTCCTCGAGAAGTCGGGCTGGTCGGCCGACGTCGTGCCGTTCACCTACAACGCCACCGACACGGTGCTCCAGCAGGTCGCGCCGACGCAGACGGCGCACCCCCACGCCGGCGCGACCGGCACGGGTGAGGGCGACGTGACGGAAGCCGTCGTACCGGTCGACATCAACCTGGCCGGCACCCGGCAGAACACCAGCGGATGCGAGGACGCCGACTTCGCCGGCTTCCCGGCCGGCTCCATCGCGCTCCTCCAGCGCGGTGGCCCCCCGGCACCCGCACCCACGTGCTCCTTCCGGGTCAAGGCGTTGAACGCCGAGGAGGCCGGCGCCTCCGCGGTCATCATCTTCAACCAGGGCGACGCTTCCGCCGGGGATCGCTTCGGCGTGATCAGCCCGACCCTCGCCCCGACCGCCGAGGACCCGATCGTCGTCGACATCCCCGTCGTCGGCACGAGCTTCGCGGCCGGTCAGGCCCTGGCCCAGCCGGGTTCGCGGGCGCGGGTCGCCGTCGACTTCCGCGAGGTGACCGACTTCAACGTCATCGGCGAGCTGGAGGGCGAGGTCGACGACAACGTCGTCATGGCCGGCGCCCACCTCGACTCGGTGCCTGCGGGACCGGGCATCAACGACAACGGCAGCGGCTCGTCCGGGCTGCTCGACGTGGTCGAGGCCATGGGCAACTCCAAGCCCCACAACACCGTGCGCTTCGCGTGGTGGGGTGCCGAGGAGATCGGCCTGCTCGGGTCCACCGCATGGGTGGGGCAGCGGACCCAGGCCGAGAAGGACGAGATCGCGCTCTACCTCAACTTCGACATGATCGGCTCGCCGAACTACTACTTCGGCATCTACGACGCCAACGAGTCGAGCTTCGTGGCGCCCGTGCCGGTGCCCGAGGGCTCGGAGCACATCGAGGGGACGCTGGAGTCGTTCTACACCGTGCGCAGCGAGCCGTACGACGACTCGGCCTTCAGCGGACGCAGCGACTACCAGGCCTTCATCAACAACGGCATCCCGTCCGGCGGCCTCTTCACGGGCGCGGAGGTCGTCAAGACCCCGCAGCAGCAGGCGATCTGGGGTGGTGTCGCCGGTGAGTCCTTCGACCAGTGCTACCACCTGGCCTGCGACACGATCGACAACGTCAACCAGAAGGCGCTCGACGTCAACTCCGACGCCGTCGCGTTCGCCGTGCTCACCTACGCCTACTCGACCGAGGGCGTCAACGGTGTGCCGGGTCGCAAGGTGCCGGGCAAGTTCACCATCCCGGCTCCCGCCGGTCCGGAGCACACCTTCGCCGGGCCCCTCGGCGGCGACGACGGCCACGACCACGACCACGAGGCCGAGGCCAGCTGA